In the genome of Kitasatospora cathayae, one region contains:
- a CDS encoding pyridoxamine 5'-phosphate oxidase family protein — MPYRLDITQGDWPGDLLHKGVEGLLAEAMVLTLATAGHEHGPHANLAFFAYDDDLVLYFVSERATRHSHHLAEEARAAATVFLPPPAFGEQLRGLQLTGSASEAWGRQAEAALAAYQGRYPSFAQDEELRRQYLTGGGAAALYRFQVEELTAVDEPNFGRRNYLRARVVRG; from the coding sequence ATGCCGTACCGACTCGACATCACGCAGGGGGACTGGCCGGGCGACCTGCTGCACAAGGGCGTCGAGGGGCTGCTCGCCGAAGCCATGGTGCTCACCCTCGCCACCGCCGGCCACGAGCACGGGCCGCACGCCAACCTGGCCTTCTTCGCCTACGACGACGACCTCGTCCTGTACTTCGTCAGCGAGCGCGCCACCCGGCACAGCCACCACCTCGCCGAGGAGGCCCGGGCCGCCGCCACCGTCTTCCTGCCGCCGCCCGCCTTCGGCGAACAACTGCGCGGACTCCAGCTGACCGGCAGCGCGAGCGAGGCCTGGGGGCGCCAGGCGGAGGCGGCGCTGGCGGCGTACCAGGGGCGCTACCCGTCCTTCGCCCAGGACGAGGAGCTCCGGCGGCAGTACCTCACCGGGGGCGGGGCGGCGGCGCTGTACCGGTTCCAGGTCGAGGAGCTGACGGCGGTCGACGAGCCGAACTTCGGCCGGCGCAACTACCTGCGGGCCCGGGTGGTGCGGGGGTAG
- a CDS encoding phosphatase PAP2 family protein, whose amino-acid sequence MSSRALAVYDGSGIDGSLYTRVNGWAQSAPHWLDDVIKIWSAIGLGLFALFMLYAWWRARGAESAVMAKVLASPVIVVVAYGINSVLKNMVEEVRPCAQIRGSISLETCPSATSGDWSFPSNHSVIAFAAAISLWFVSRRLGAVATVFAVLMAASRVWVGVHYPHDVAAGALVGILVALVLAPLAGRCGPLVDRMRSGALRPLLGPGAMPVVTRGYASHRAR is encoded by the coding sequence ATGTCCTCTCGGGCCCTGGCCGTCTACGACGGCAGCGGGATCGACGGCAGCCTCTACACCCGGGTCAACGGGTGGGCGCAGTCGGCCCCGCACTGGCTGGACGACGTGATCAAGATCTGGTCGGCGATCGGCCTCGGACTCTTCGCGCTGTTCATGCTCTACGCCTGGTGGCGGGCGCGCGGCGCCGAGTCCGCGGTGATGGCCAAGGTGCTGGCCTCCCCGGTGATCGTGGTCGTCGCGTACGGCATCAACTCCGTCCTGAAGAACATGGTCGAAGAGGTCCGACCGTGCGCCCAGATCCGCGGCAGCATCTCGCTGGAGACCTGCCCGAGCGCGACCAGCGGTGACTGGTCCTTCCCGAGCAACCACTCGGTGATCGCCTTCGCCGCCGCGATCTCGCTCTGGTTCGTCAGCCGTCGGCTCGGCGCCGTCGCCACCGTCTTCGCGGTGCTGATGGCGGCCTCCCGGGTCTGGGTCGGCGTGCACTACCCGCACGACGTGGCGGCCGGCGCGCTCGTCGGCATCCTGGTGGCGCTGGTGCTCGCGCCGCTGGCCGGCCGCTGCGGACCGCTGGTGGACCGGATGCGTTCCGGCGCGCTGCGCCCGCTGCTGGGCCCCGGCGCGATGCCGGTGGTGACCCGCGGGTACGCCTCGCACCGGGCGCGGTAG
- a CDS encoding DedA family protein: MLQFPAAPAAHLAVGSHLAVNPLDASSLLAAFGTLGIAMVLFAETGLLVGFFLPGDSLLFTAGLLCVPGATTGPQLHLWQVLPAALVGALAGAQVGYLIGRRGGRALLGRTKRKSLLEGVERAEELLARYGHGKAIVLARFIPIVRTVLNPLCGVLEVPVRSFTVWQVAGGAVWTVGVVLAGYGLGSSIPGIDQYLLPIIGLVVVVSVLPIVLELFRARTARRHGGDV, encoded by the coding sequence TTGCTTCAGTTCCCTGCCGCTCCGGCCGCTCACCTCGCGGTCGGCTCTCACCTCGCGGTGAACCCGCTGGACGCGTCCTCGCTGCTCGCCGCCTTCGGCACCCTCGGCATCGCCATGGTGCTGTTCGCCGAGACCGGCCTGCTGGTGGGCTTCTTCCTGCCCGGCGACTCGCTGCTGTTCACCGCGGGCCTGCTCTGCGTCCCCGGCGCCACCACCGGCCCGCAGCTGCACCTGTGGCAGGTGCTGCCCGCCGCCCTGGTCGGCGCGCTGGCCGGGGCCCAGGTCGGCTACCTGATCGGCCGCCGCGGCGGCCGGGCGCTGCTGGGCCGCACCAAGCGCAAGAGCCTGCTGGAGGGCGTCGAACGGGCCGAGGAACTGCTGGCCCGGTACGGGCACGGCAAGGCGATCGTGCTCGCCCGGTTCATCCCGATCGTCCGGACGGTGCTGAATCCGCTCTGCGGCGTGCTCGAAGTGCCGGTTCGCTCGTTCACCGTCTGGCAGGTGGCCGGCGGCGCGGTCTGGACCGTCGGCGTGGTGCTGGCCGGGTACGGGCTCGGATCCTCGATACCCGGGATCGACCAGTATCTGCTGCCGATCATCGGTCTGGTAGTAGTTGTCTCCGTGCTCCCCATTGTTCTCGAACTGTTCCGCGCCCGTACGGCGCGCCGTCACGGAGGTGACGTGTGA
- a CDS encoding BlaI/MecI/CopY family transcriptional regulator: MSDVPSARRPAGELEAEVLAALWSARQPMTPQDVQTALGGDLARTTIATILARLHDKGTVERTRAGRAYAYTPTVQDTAGLAARRMHTELGREADRSTVLARFVSDLSAEDEQLLRELLGDGAPGSAGAP; encoded by the coding sequence ATGTCTGACGTACCGTCCGCCCGCCGGCCCGCCGGGGAGCTGGAGGCCGAGGTGCTGGCCGCCCTCTGGTCCGCCCGGCAGCCGATGACGCCGCAGGACGTCCAGACGGCGCTCGGCGGGGACCTCGCCCGCACCACCATCGCGACGATCCTGGCCCGGCTGCACGACAAGGGGACGGTCGAACGCACCCGGGCCGGCCGCGCCTACGCGTACACCCCGACCGTCCAGGACACCGCGGGCCTCGCCGCCCGCCGGATGCACACCGAACTGGGCCGCGAGGCCGACCGCTCCACCGTGCTCGCCCGCTTCGTCTCCGACCTCTCCGCCGAGGACGAACAGCTGCTGCGCGAACTGCTCGGCGACGGCGCACCGGGATCGGCGGGCGCACCGTGA
- a CDS encoding M56 family metallopeptidase, translating to MLAVWAPLLLPFLTAPLARRLAEALPPRAAAWLLAGTAAVLAGGTVCSLGLLATAGLLQLPPVAALGHLSLPWLTAAAPSAPLAAALAGLVLAALTALAVRTARRRHLELRAARAALPADGPYPDDDADPHSGGHAGDRHPDVRPMHASMHRTRATEWLRRPLARLRQPDEHPLTVLDDERADAFALPGRLRRPGRTGEPGRIVVTSGMLRALSGPERAALLAHERAHLTGRHHVFLALAEHAADLHPALRPLRAPLGYHLERWADEVAAARIGDRAVTARAVGRAALAASRSPWPARPQLVAAAHSGPVPRRVAALLQPRPSTTPATRLRAVALALAACLALTTGATLEATADLHHTVEAAQHEPGAQR from the coding sequence ATGCTCGCCGTCTGGGCGCCGCTGCTGCTGCCCTTCCTCACCGCCCCGCTGGCCCGCCGGCTCGCCGAGGCGCTCCCGCCCCGGGCCGCCGCCTGGCTGCTGGCCGGCACCGCCGCCGTGCTGGCCGGCGGCACCGTCTGCTCGCTCGGGCTGCTCGCCACCGCCGGGCTGCTCCAGCTGCCCCCGGTCGCCGCCCTCGGCCACCTCTCGCTGCCCTGGCTCACCGCCGCCGCGCCCAGCGCCCCGCTCGCGGCCGCGCTGGCCGGCCTGGTACTCGCCGCGCTCACCGCACTGGCGGTACGGACCGCCCGGCGACGGCACCTGGAACTGCGGGCCGCCCGCGCCGCCCTGCCCGCCGACGGCCCGTACCCGGACGACGACGCCGACCCGCACTCAGGCGGCCACGCCGGTGACCGGCATCCGGACGTGCGCCCCATGCACGCCTCCATGCACCGCACGCGCGCCACCGAGTGGCTACGGCGGCCCCTGGCCCGGCTGCGGCAGCCGGACGAGCACCCGCTCACCGTGCTGGACGACGAGCGCGCCGACGCCTTCGCCCTCCCCGGGCGCCTGCGCCGCCCCGGCCGGACCGGCGAACCCGGCCGGATCGTGGTCACCTCCGGAATGCTGCGCGCCCTCAGCGGGCCCGAGCGCGCCGCCCTGCTCGCCCACGAACGCGCCCACCTGACCGGCCGCCACCACGTCTTCCTCGCCCTCGCCGAGCACGCCGCCGACCTCCACCCGGCGCTGCGCCCGCTGCGCGCGCCCCTCGGGTACCACCTGGAGCGCTGGGCCGACGAGGTGGCCGCCGCCCGGATCGGCGACCGCGCCGTGACCGCCCGCGCGGTCGGCCGGGCCGCCCTCGCCGCCAGCCGCTCGCCCTGGCCGGCCCGCCCCCAGCTGGTCGCCGCCGCGCACTCCGGCCCCGTCCCGCGCCGGGTCGCCGCCCTGCTCCAGCCCCGCCCCTCCACCACCCCGGCCACCCGCCTGCGGGCCGTCGCCCTGGCCCTGGCCGCCTGCCTGGCACTGACCACCGGCGCCACCCTGGAGGCCACCGCCGACCTGCACCACACCGTCGAGGCCGCCCAGCACGAACCCGGCGCGCAACGCTGA
- a CDS encoding GAF domain-containing protein, which translates to MRQTGRQSRRPERRTPPTAAELAKVHERTLADAAARELALPETGGPGGPRGSGGPNGPGLLEPRPEIGDSWARLRRLGLDPDTGAAAVLLGPAELEQRRRASGLDSVMPVLRETLLEPVGQSPLIVAIADAEGHVLWQEGERGLRRSADRIGFVTGARWTEESVGTNGIAVALRAQRPMHVHSAEHYLRSHHTWTCVAAPVHDPATGRLVGAINLSGPAHNVRPYLLQLTATAARLAETELRAHRLEALNQLRTLAAPLLARVGGPALVVDAAGWTAASAGLPPPSRLRIPSEGWAPAAVHWVPGLGECVLEPLADGWLVRPVRPPEPDGSGTVSAEQAEGARLLLDLRRPDRPELSVRGAADSWSHPVSPRHAELLLLLATTREGSTAAQLAEGLFGDAGRTVTVRAELSRLRRYLGGLLAHRPYRFADSVLVTVEAPEEPYDLLPASTAPAVRRLRAELAAGRVRLPGATAPVPSPPPSPCTAAEPPPGVQPPGVQPPASSAASWASVGPQSRSRSTETSA; encoded by the coding sequence GTGCGGCAGACCGGACGGCAGTCCCGACGACCCGAGCGCCGCACCCCACCGACGGCGGCGGAGCTGGCCAAGGTCCACGAGCGCACCCTCGCCGACGCCGCCGCCCGCGAACTCGCGCTCCCCGAAACCGGCGGGCCCGGCGGACCCCGCGGATCCGGCGGCCCGAACGGGCCGGGCCTGCTCGAACCCCGTCCCGAGATCGGCGACTCCTGGGCCCGGCTGCGCCGCCTCGGCCTCGACCCCGACACCGGCGCCGCCGCCGTCCTGCTCGGCCCCGCCGAACTGGAGCAGCGCCGCCGGGCCAGCGGCCTCGACAGCGTCATGCCGGTGCTGCGCGAGACCCTGCTCGAGCCGGTGGGCCAGTCGCCGCTGATCGTCGCCATCGCCGACGCCGAGGGCCATGTGCTCTGGCAGGAGGGCGAGCGCGGCCTGCGCCGCAGCGCCGACCGGATCGGCTTCGTCACCGGCGCCCGCTGGACCGAGGAGAGCGTCGGCACCAACGGCATCGCCGTCGCACTGCGGGCCCAGCGCCCGATGCACGTCCACTCCGCCGAGCACTACCTGCGCAGCCACCACACCTGGACCTGCGTGGCCGCGCCCGTGCACGACCCGGCCACCGGCCGGCTGGTCGGCGCGATCAACCTCAGCGGCCCGGCCCACAACGTCCGCCCGTACCTGCTCCAGCTCACCGCCACCGCCGCCCGGCTCGCCGAGACCGAGCTGCGCGCCCACCGGCTGGAGGCCCTCAACCAGCTGCGCACCCTGGCCGCCCCGCTGCTCGCCCGGGTCGGCGGCCCGGCGCTGGTGGTGGACGCGGCCGGCTGGACCGCCGCCTCGGCCGGACTGCCGCCGCCCAGCCGGCTGCGCATCCCCAGCGAGGGCTGGGCCCCGGCCGCGGTGCACTGGGTGCCGGGGCTGGGCGAGTGCGTGCTGGAACCGCTCGCGGACGGCTGGCTGGTGCGCCCGGTCCGCCCGCCCGAGCCTGACGGCTCCGGCACGGTGAGCGCCGAACAGGCCGAGGGTGCCCGGCTGCTGCTCGACCTGCGCCGGCCGGACCGCCCCGAACTGTCCGTCCGCGGCGCGGCCGACAGCTGGTCGCACCCGGTCAGCCCGCGCCACGCCGAACTGCTGCTGCTGCTCGCCACCACCCGGGAGGGCAGCACCGCGGCGCAGCTCGCCGAGGGCCTGTTCGGGGACGCGGGGCGGACGGTGACGGTCCGTGCCGAACTGTCCCGGCTGCGCCGCTACCTGGGCGGCCTGCTGGCCCACCGGCCGTACCGTTTCGCCGACTCGGTGCTGGTCACCGTGGAGGCGCCGGAGGAGCCGTACGACCTGCTGCCCGCCTCCACCGCACCCGCCGTACGACGGCTGCGGGCGGAGCTGGCGGCGGGCCGGGTCCGGCTGCCGGGTGCCACGGCGCCCGTTCCCTCTCCGCCGCCGTCGCCGTGCACGGCAGCGGAGCCGCCGCCCGGGGTTCAGCCACCCGGCGTTCAGCCGCCCGCGAGCAGTGCGGCCAGCTGGGCGTCGGTGGGGCCGCAGTCGCGCTCCCGCTCGACCGAGACCAGCGCGTAG
- a CDS encoding SsgA family sporulation/cell division regulator translates to MPPDPLSAASSAPLAATPTGGDGGGSTAAPAAVEEVLTLRISLGDEVVGEVRTRFRFDAARPYEVLLTFHLGRPDEADWVFSRDLLRDGLQTLSGQGDVKLWPAYCPCHGATLHLALESPHGSALLEVSKPRVRAWLDRTYALVSVERERDCGPTDAQLAALLAGG, encoded by the coding sequence ATGCCGCCCGACCCGCTGTCCGCAGCCTCCAGTGCCCCCCTCGCCGCCACCCCCACGGGCGGCGATGGGGGCGGCTCCACCGCCGCTCCGGCGGCGGTGGAGGAGGTGCTGACGCTGCGGATCTCGCTGGGCGACGAGGTGGTCGGCGAGGTGCGCACCCGGTTCCGCTTCGACGCCGCGCGCCCCTACGAGGTCCTGCTGACCTTCCACCTGGGGCGTCCGGACGAGGCGGACTGGGTGTTCTCGCGCGACCTGCTGCGCGACGGCCTGCAGACGCTGAGCGGGCAGGGCGACGTCAAGCTGTGGCCGGCGTACTGCCCCTGCCACGGCGCGACGCTGCACCTGGCACTCGAATCCCCGCACGGCAGCGCGCTGCTGGAGGTCTCCAAGCCCCGGGTGCGGGCCTGGCTGGACCGCACCTACGCGCTGGTCTCGGTCGAGCGGGAGCGCGACTGCGGCCCCACCGACGCCCAGCTGGCCGCACTGCTCGCGGGCGGCTGA
- a CDS encoding TerD family protein — MTQGGNAPLTAARVTVEVTAPKALDVSGLLLSDAGKVRSDADFVFFNAPHGPGVSLRPASAGAPDAITVDTPAVPADISKVVITASPADQSATFAGMEPTATVRDADTGDVLVTFTPPRLGLETALIVVEVYRRNGVWKVRAVGQGYADGLAGIATDFGVTVDDSPAPAAASPSAPTVQIHSTAEVAPPAPPVPPLPPVPPPPPVPPVPPVDPRIALATIPSMPTTPPAPAAPAAPTAPPAPAERPKVTLDKGRVSLVKGSSVSLVKNGRPFLSSVRMALGWESAARGRDIDLDASCLAFDARHQRLETAWFMKLTIFNGAIAHSGDNLVGGDGGDDESITVHLEGLPPEVHALVFVVNSFSGQKFTELRNAYCRLVDVRTEEELVRFDLTQSEPRTGVVMCKLVRRPSGEWEMTALGEFVDGKTARAMIEPSAALL; from the coding sequence CTGACCCAAGGCGGCAACGCACCGCTGACCGCCGCGCGGGTGACCGTCGAGGTCACCGCGCCCAAGGCGCTGGACGTCTCCGGCCTGCTGCTGAGCGACGCCGGCAAGGTCCGCTCGGACGCCGACTTCGTCTTCTTCAACGCCCCGCACGGACCCGGCGTCAGCCTCCGCCCGGCCTCCGCCGGAGCACCGGACGCGATCACCGTCGACACCCCGGCCGTCCCGGCCGACATCAGCAAGGTCGTGATCACCGCCAGCCCGGCCGACCAGTCCGCCACCTTCGCCGGGATGGAGCCCACCGCCACCGTCCGGGACGCCGACACCGGCGACGTGCTGGTCACCTTCACCCCGCCCCGGCTGGGCCTGGAGACCGCGCTCATCGTGGTCGAGGTCTACCGGCGGAACGGGGTCTGGAAGGTGCGTGCCGTCGGCCAGGGCTACGCCGACGGCCTGGCGGGCATCGCCACCGACTTCGGCGTCACCGTCGACGACTCCCCCGCCCCGGCCGCGGCCTCGCCGAGCGCGCCGACCGTCCAGATCCACTCCACCGCCGAGGTCGCCCCGCCGGCCCCACCCGTCCCGCCGCTGCCGCCCGTTCCCCCGCCGCCGCCCGTGCCGCCCGTCCCCCCGGTCGACCCCCGGATCGCCCTCGCCACCATCCCGTCGATGCCCACCACACCCCCGGCACCGGCCGCCCCGGCAGCCCCGACGGCGCCCCCGGCACCGGCCGAGCGTCCCAAGGTCACCCTGGACAAGGGCCGGGTCAGCCTGGTCAAGGGCAGCTCCGTCTCCCTGGTGAAGAACGGCCGCCCCTTCCTCTCCTCGGTCCGGATGGCCCTCGGCTGGGAGTCCGCCGCCCGCGGCCGGGACATCGACCTGGACGCCTCCTGCCTCGCCTTCGACGCCCGGCACCAGCGCCTGGAGACGGCCTGGTTCATGAAGCTGACCATCTTCAACGGCGCGATCGCCCACTCCGGCGACAACCTGGTCGGCGGTGACGGCGGCGACGACGAGTCGATCACCGTCCACCTCGAGGGCCTGCCGCCCGAGGTCCACGCGCTGGTGTTCGTGGTCAACTCCTTCTCCGGCCAGAAGTTCACCGAGCTGCGCAACGCCTACTGCCGCCTGGTCGACGTGCGCACCGAGGAGGAGCTGGTCCGCTTCGACCTCACCCAGTCCGAGCCGCGCACCGGCGTGGTGATGTGCAAGCTGGTCCGCCGCCCCTCCGGCGAGTGGGAGATGACGGCGCTCGGCGAGTTCGTCGACGGCAAGACCGCCCGGGCGATGATCGAGCCCTCCGCCGCCCTCCTCTGA